The proteins below are encoded in one region of Streptomyces sp. NBC_00490:
- a CDS encoding tetratricopeptide repeat protein: MADNTDGFNDCPAQDGVAPDRWASALHLFDNGAGVPHEESVLERWERAQLLFEARDYIGAARLLALVVEEVPEQTGPRLLLARAYYHSAQLGCAEEQLRQVIDRDPVEHYAHLMLGRTLERQGRGDEAAPWLRMAAAFSGELHSQS, from the coding sequence ATGGCCGACAACACCGACGGCTTCAACGACTGTCCTGCGCAGGACGGAGTCGCGCCCGACCGCTGGGCCAGCGCTCTGCACCTGTTCGACAACGGCGCCGGCGTGCCGCACGAAGAGAGCGTCCTGGAACGCTGGGAGAGGGCCCAACTGCTCTTCGAGGCACGGGACTACATCGGCGCTGCCCGTCTCCTCGCCCTCGTCGTCGAGGAGGTTCCGGAGCAGACCGGCCCCCGGCTGCTGCTGGCCCGCGCCTACTACCACTCCGCCCAACTGGGGTGTGCCGAGGAGCAGTTGCGACAGGTCATCGACCGCGATCCGGTGGAGCACTACGCCCACCTGATGCTGGGCCGCACCCTGGAACGCCAGGGGCGTGGCGACGAGGCGGCGCCCTGGCTGCGGATGGCCGCAGCCTTCTCGGGTGAACTGCACTCCCAGTCCTGA
- a CDS encoding right-handed parallel beta-helix repeat-containing protein: MHLKHVAASTALSGLLAGFLTLGSAGGAHAATDLYVAPNGSDSNAGTLTAPLKTIQRAVDLAQAGTTIQVRGGTYAPSKNLQLLKSGTASQPITLRNYNGERAIIDGENMPYTPGAVDSSIPRSERGAVHIEGEYWRLVGLEIIHGPYGVFGVDTSGNVFDRVVTRDNYESGFHLQGASSNNQILNLDSYGNRDPRKNGESADGLAIKEGTGSGNVLRGARLWNNADDGLDFWMFDNSPILVENTLAWGNGYNRWNLPDYQGDGNGFKMGGNGVAANHTVRNSMAWDNSAGGFVDNNNPGKMKIERCTAWDNVKTGFTFNRSSSTLTKNLAVANGTDVSLGSTSTGSGNSWNIGGSWSLASTSAGTITGPRAADGSIPSSTFLRPSNGADVGARF, encoded by the coding sequence ATGCACCTGAAGCACGTCGCCGCGTCCACCGCCCTCTCCGGACTGCTGGCCGGCTTCCTCACCTTGGGCTCCGCCGGCGGTGCGCACGCCGCGACCGACCTGTACGTGGCGCCGAACGGCAGCGACAGCAACGCGGGAACGCTCACCGCCCCGTTGAAGACCATCCAGCGCGCCGTGGATCTGGCGCAGGCGGGGACCACCATCCAGGTCCGGGGCGGGACATACGCACCGAGCAAGAACCTTCAGTTACTCAAGAGCGGCACGGCGAGCCAGCCCATCACCCTGCGCAACTACAACGGCGAACGCGCGATCATCGACGGCGAGAACATGCCGTACACCCCGGGAGCGGTGGATTCGAGCATCCCCCGTTCCGAGCGCGGTGCCGTCCACATCGAGGGGGAGTACTGGCGGCTCGTCGGCCTGGAGATCATCCACGGCCCCTACGGCGTGTTCGGCGTGGACACCAGCGGCAACGTCTTCGACCGCGTCGTCACCCGGGACAACTACGAGTCCGGGTTCCACCTCCAGGGCGCTTCCAGCAACAACCAGATCCTGAACCTGGACAGTTACGGAAATCGCGACCCCCGCAAGAACGGTGAGAGCGCCGACGGGCTCGCCATCAAGGAGGGCACCGGCAGCGGCAACGTGTTGCGTGGCGCCCGGCTGTGGAACAACGCCGATGACGGCCTGGACTTCTGGATGTTCGACAACTCGCCCATCCTCGTGGAGAACACGCTCGCGTGGGGCAATGGGTACAACCGGTGGAACCTGCCCGACTACCAGGGCGACGGCAATGGCTTCAAGATGGGCGGCAACGGCGTGGCCGCCAACCACACTGTCCGCAACAGCATGGCGTGGGACAACTCCGCCGGTGGCTTCGTCGACAACAACAACCCGGGCAAGATGAAGATCGAACGCTGCACCGCGTGGGACAACGTGAAGACCGGCTTCACCTTCAACCGGTCCTCCAGCACGCTGACGAAGAACCTCGCGGTGGCCAACGGCACCGACGTATCGCTGGGATCAACCTCCACGGGCAGCGGCAACTCCTGGAACATCGGCGGAAGTTGGTCTCTCGCCAGCACCAGCGCGGGCACGATCACAGGTCCCCGGGCGGCCGACGGCTCCATCCCGTCCTCCACGTTCCTGCGCCCCAGCAACGGCGCGGATGTCGGGGCACGGTTCTGA
- a CDS encoding SAM-dependent methyltransferase translates to MTDPVTTPEPAEHQKIDTSVPHSARIWNYWLGGKDDYPVDEAAGDAYTDVFPGIVTIARSSRAFLRRNITYLVSEAGIRQFLDVGTGLPTAQNTHEVAQQIAPEARIVYVDNDPMVLGHARALLYSTREGATAYIDSDVTDPDRILAAAAKTLDFRRPTALILSNILGHVADHDQARSIVTRLMDALPSGSYLSINDGSRGVDPVFEQAQDAYNESGAVPYNLRTVEEITAFFDGLELVEPGVVSVTQWRPEPGATGADIIAEHGGLARKP, encoded by the coding sequence ATGACTGACCCTGTGACGACGCCCGAACCAGCGGAGCACCAGAAGATCGACACCTCTGTGCCGCACTCGGCCCGCATCTGGAACTACTGGCTGGGCGGCAAGGACGACTACCCCGTCGACGAGGCGGCCGGCGACGCCTACACCGACGTCTTCCCCGGCATCGTCACCATCGCCCGCAGCAGCCGCGCCTTCCTGCGCCGCAACATCACGTATCTGGTCTCCGAAGCGGGGATCCGGCAGTTCCTGGACGTCGGTACCGGCCTTCCGACCGCCCAGAACACCCATGAGGTCGCCCAGCAGATCGCCCCCGAGGCACGGATCGTCTACGTCGACAACGACCCCATGGTCCTTGGCCACGCGCGTGCCCTGCTCTATTCCACCCGCGAGGGCGCGACGGCCTACATCGACTCCGACGTCACGGACCCGGACCGCATCCTCGCCGCGGCCGCGAAGACGCTGGACTTCCGCCGGCCCACCGCGCTCATCCTCAGCAACATCCTGGGACACGTCGCCGACCACGATCAGGCCCGCTCCATCGTCACCCGGCTCATGGACGCCCTGCCCTCGGGGAGTTACCTCTCCATCAACGACGGCTCACGCGGCGTGGACCCGGTCTTCGAGCAGGCACAGGACGCGTACAACGAGAGCGGGGCGGTGCCGTACAACCTGCGCACGGTTGAGGAGATCACCGCGTTCTTCGACGGTTTGGAACTGGTCGAGCCGGGCGTCGTCTCGGTCACGCAGTGGCGTCCGGAGCCTGGTGCCACCGGCGCGGACATCATCGCCGAGCACGGCGGTCTTGCCCGGAAACCGTAA
- a CDS encoding phosphorylase family protein yields MRPPAPGADIVVFSALGKESAAVMDHLEGPLAEHEVRGALFELGEFTGEHATWRVACHETGEGNAAAAALVERAVTEFEPHHIFFVGIAGGLKDVQLCDVVAARHIYDYERGKDEEEGFQARITTHLSSFALVQRAQSVARSEIWRDRIRAPLPDRTPKAYVKPLAAGSKVVVSERSATARLLARHCGDALAVEMEGYGFLQAAYVNAGVGALVVRGISDLLSDKGEDNDDVWQPAASRCAAAFTFEVLSKLSAPPVRRGGLGNFVGELRRTRQPGGQATIGFGPDHSAVVIGGDGSIERWDLKSGESLPGVPGEGELRLGHQAIASPCRHSVAIARRTRLELVHFVGTSGEHRRRTAPLAQDEFLVTSGGTVVATHDGRRLAVRDFEDGRILREVPCPRGLAASAISTDASVVAMATSNKVHVHQRHRGSVELDIRNRLGILKPGCWLSVSPSGRYVACATFRELRVWLTDDQTIVLHREFSRQESVDSLGAQGMRLLCTDEGKVLWLRRGLLSQVTHQPEIRHLEQAGRYDDFAVHPDGNLLAAVSGTSLVRTWEWNG; encoded by the coding sequence ATGAGGCCACCGGCGCCCGGCGCGGACATCGTCGTCTTCAGCGCGCTCGGCAAGGAGTCGGCCGCGGTGATGGATCACCTCGAAGGACCACTTGCCGAACACGAGGTCCGCGGAGCCCTGTTCGAGCTCGGCGAGTTCACCGGCGAACACGCCACCTGGCGCGTGGCATGCCATGAGACAGGAGAGGGAAACGCCGCCGCAGCAGCCCTCGTCGAACGTGCCGTGACGGAGTTCGAGCCTCACCACATCTTCTTCGTGGGCATCGCGGGCGGCCTGAAAGACGTGCAGCTGTGCGACGTCGTGGCCGCCCGCCACATCTACGACTACGAGAGAGGCAAGGACGAGGAGGAGGGCTTCCAGGCCCGTATCACCACCCATCTGTCGTCCTTCGCCCTCGTCCAGCGTGCCCAGTCGGTCGCCCGCTCGGAAATCTGGCGGGACCGCATCAGGGCCCCGCTGCCCGACCGCACTCCGAAGGCGTACGTCAAACCCCTCGCCGCCGGTTCGAAGGTGGTGGTCAGTGAGCGCTCCGCCACGGCCCGGCTGCTCGCCCGGCACTGCGGTGACGCGCTCGCGGTGGAAATGGAGGGATACGGCTTCCTGCAGGCCGCGTACGTCAACGCGGGCGTCGGCGCACTCGTCGTCCGGGGGATCTCCGACCTGCTGTCCGACAAGGGCGAGGACAACGACGACGTCTGGCAGCCGGCTGCCTCCAGGTGCGCCGCGGCCTTCACCTTCGAGGTGCTGTCCAAGCTGTCCGCTCCCCCGGTCCGGCGAGGCGGACTGGGGAATTTCGTCGGCGAGTTACGCCGGACGCGGCAGCCCGGCGGGCAGGCGACGATCGGGTTCGGGCCGGATCACTCGGCGGTCGTCATCGGCGGGGACGGTTCGATCGAGCGGTGGGACCTGAAGTCGGGCGAGTCGCTGCCCGGTGTCCCGGGCGAAGGCGAACTGCGCCTCGGCCACCAGGCCATCGCCTCGCCGTGCCGCCACAGTGTCGCCATCGCCCGCCGGACGCGCCTGGAACTCGTCCACTTCGTGGGCACGTCCGGCGAGCACCGGCGGCGTACCGCGCCCCTGGCCCAGGACGAGTTCCTGGTCACGAGTGGAGGCACCGTTGTGGCGACCCATGACGGCCGCCGCCTGGCCGTGCGGGACTTCGAGGACGGCCGGATTCTCCGCGAAGTCCCCTGCCCTCGGGGCCTCGCGGCATCCGCCATCAGCACCGACGCCTCGGTTGTCGCCATGGCCACCTCGAACAAGGTCCACGTCCACCAGCGGCATCGTGGATCGGTCGAACTGGACATCCGTAACCGGCTGGGGATTCTCAAACCGGGCTGCTGGCTGAGCGTCTCCCCCTCCGGAAGGTACGTCGCGTGCGCCACCTTCCGCGAACTACGGGTCTGGCTGACGGATGACCAAACCATCGTTCTGCACCGGGAGTTCAGCAGACAGGAGAGCGTCGACAGCCTGGGCGCCCAAGGCATGCGCCTGCTCTGCACCGACGAAGGGAAGGTGCTGTGGCTCCGTCGGGGCCTGCTGTCCCAGGTGACCCACCAGCCCGAGATCCGCCATCTCGAACAGGCCGGCCGTTACGACGACTTCGCCGTCCACCCCGACGGAAACCTGCTGGCGGCCGTCAGCGGCACCAGCCTCGTACGGACCTGGGAGTGGAACGGCTGA
- a CDS encoding NPCBM/NEW2 domain-containing protein translates to MDLDKKTDSDRDERRRRRRWGVIPRWLEVLAICMATVAAGFFGGRVTVVQADAPTPTATITATVTATPEPKVSAGVESDPPTEDPTTPEPSTLQNASSVYLADLDPVEGDRSVQPITVHGRHYAKSITLTCSSSGTSVVYSTSGYTRLQAQAAIVADSPNAIGSMGTVKVTNAAGDPIGKDATIQSSKATELSVDVTDQDQIQIACVMTKSGDEDGSYFYGGLGDATLS, encoded by the coding sequence ATGGATCTCGACAAGAAGACGGACAGCGACAGGGACGAGCGGCGGCGTCGCCGTCGCTGGGGCGTCATCCCGCGCTGGCTGGAGGTCCTTGCGATCTGCATGGCGACGGTGGCGGCCGGGTTCTTCGGCGGCAGGGTCACGGTGGTTCAGGCCGACGCCCCCACGCCGACCGCCACCATCACGGCAACGGTCACGGCGACACCGGAACCCAAGGTGAGCGCCGGCGTCGAGTCGGATCCACCGACCGAAGATCCGACGACGCCTGAACCGAGCACACTCCAGAACGCCTCCAGCGTCTACCTCGCGGACCTCGACCCTGTAGAGGGGGACCGAAGCGTCCAGCCCATCACGGTTCACGGCCGGCACTACGCCAAGAGCATCACCCTCACCTGCAGCAGCAGTGGCACCAGCGTCGTCTACAGCACCAGCGGATACACACGGCTCCAGGCTCAGGCCGCCATCGTGGCCGACTCGCCCAACGCGATCGGTTCCATGGGGACCGTCAAGGTCACCAACGCGGCCGGAGACCCGATCGGCAAGGACGCCACCATCCAGTCCAGCAAGGCCACCGAACTGTCGGTCGACGTCACCGACCAGGACCAGATCCAGATCGCCTGCGTGATGACGAAGTCGGGCGACGAGGACGGCTCGTACTTCTACGGCGGCCTGGGCGATGCCACGCTGTCGTGA
- a CDS encoding HupE/UreJ family protein, which yields MTGPRNWLTTALTRLVAGIAIVVPAALLFGASPAAAHPMPHSVVELDVYQASVSAQLELPADDFSRASGIDLSDTTQATLSERAEAIRTYLGTHINPTGTGGNSWQVSVGGLSLSSTEQTSTGPYRELVAEAVLTPPAGTDVRHFTFDYDVIVHQVITHTVLVTVRQDWAGGQVDDAGTTQVGAIRVDTRTMKVPALKVDLEEGSAWRGFLAMVRLGGDHILTGTDHLLFLLILLLPAPLAATAGRWSGLVGARSALGRIGRITLAFTAGHSVALAATALGHLDIPSRPVEAFIAVSILIGAVHAIRPLFPGREALVAGLFGLGHGMAFSFVLAEMHLSTGQLVTSLLGFNLGIELVQLLLVCLALPSLLVLARLRIQPVLRLAGATLTGTAALGWLADRLGLPNPVARAADSAGSHTTAMLATLAMTALATIAWTLTTRRQTQHGPPGTPTTATADPATT from the coding sequence ATGACCGGACCGCGAAACTGGCTGACCACAGCACTGACACGACTGGTGGCCGGGATCGCGATCGTGGTACCGGCGGCGCTCCTTTTCGGGGCGTCGCCGGCCGCCGCGCATCCGATGCCGCACTCCGTGGTGGAACTCGACGTGTACCAGGCGTCGGTGAGCGCACAGCTGGAACTGCCGGCCGACGACTTCTCCCGGGCCAGCGGGATCGACCTGAGCGACACCACCCAGGCCACGCTGTCCGAACGGGCCGAGGCCATCCGGACCTACCTCGGCACACACATCAACCCGACCGGCACCGGGGGCAATAGCTGGCAGGTCAGTGTCGGCGGCCTGAGCCTCAGCAGCACCGAGCAGACCTCCACCGGCCCCTACCGCGAGCTGGTCGCCGAGGCCGTCCTCACACCGCCGGCCGGCACCGACGTACGGCACTTCACCTTCGACTACGACGTCATCGTCCACCAAGTCATCACGCACACAGTCCTGGTGACCGTTCGTCAGGACTGGGCCGGCGGGCAGGTCGACGACGCGGGCACCACCCAGGTCGGCGCCATCCGGGTCGACACCCGGACCATGAAGGTCCCGGCCCTGAAGGTCGACCTCGAGGAAGGCAGCGCCTGGCGCGGCTTCCTCGCCATGGTGAGGCTGGGCGGCGACCACATCCTCACCGGCACCGACCACCTACTCTTCCTGCTGATCCTGCTCCTCCCCGCGCCCCTCGCGGCTACCGCAGGACGGTGGAGCGGGCTGGTCGGCGCGCGCTCCGCGCTCGGCCGGATCGGCCGCATCACACTCGCCTTCACCGCCGGGCACTCCGTCGCGCTGGCCGCGACCGCACTCGGCCACCTGGACATCCCGAGCCGGCCCGTCGAGGCGTTCATCGCTGTGAGCATCCTCATCGGCGCCGTCCACGCGATCCGCCCGCTGTTCCCAGGCCGCGAGGCGCTCGTGGCAGGGCTCTTCGGGCTCGGTCACGGCATGGCGTTCTCCTTCGTCCTGGCCGAGATGCACCTGTCCACCGGACAGCTCGTGACCAGCCTCCTCGGCTTCAACCTCGGCATCGAGCTGGTCCAGCTCCTGCTGGTCTGCCTCGCCCTGCCCTCGCTGCTGGTCCTCGCGCGCCTGCGTATCCAGCCCGTACTGCGGCTGGCCGGCGCCACGCTCACCGGCACGGCGGCACTCGGCTGGCTGGCCGACCGCCTCGGCCTGCCCAACCCCGTCGCCCGGGCAGCCGACAGCGCCGGATCCCACACCACCGCGATGCTGGCCACCCTCGCGATGACCGCACTCGCCACCATCGCCTGGACCCTGACCACCCGCCGGCAGACACAGCACGGTCCGCCCGGCACCCCGACGACGGCGACCGCCGACCCAGCGACGACATAG
- a CDS encoding DUF3500 domain-containing protein: protein MAAGVVLVGGGFVAANAATSSSDAKKAGVHYPVDKKANGVAAVVSAANAFLNTLDSDQQAETVLDYSQANATAWSNLPCGSSCRVGIQTGSLSDDQLAALKNVLKVALGTGEGTGYEHVLETLLADDQLASAEGSGSGPAAPSGSASSDTTASADPSATASGAPTGAPPSGGTGGGAGGGYGSDIYFLAFLGTPSVDGTWQLQFGGHHLAVNVTYKKGKVAGASPFFTGVEPTSWTTDDGTTYEPMAKFRNGMLALTASLSTEQLAKAKLSESFNDVLLGPGEDGQFPETKQGIKAGELSPKQQKLVLAAIHPWVAGVDDTTAKQLMKTYARELSKTYVSYSGGTALDTQGDYVRIDGPSVWIEFVCQNGFVYQDKVHYHTVYRDHTRDYGSEFSFS, encoded by the coding sequence GTGGCCGCCGGTGTCGTCCTCGTCGGCGGCGGATTCGTGGCGGCCAACGCCGCGACGAGCTCGAGCGACGCCAAGAAGGCCGGGGTCCACTACCCGGTCGACAAGAAGGCCAACGGTGTCGCGGCCGTGGTCAGCGCGGCCAACGCGTTCCTGAACACGCTGGACTCCGACCAGCAGGCGGAGACGGTCCTGGACTACTCCCAGGCGAACGCGACCGCGTGGTCGAACCTGCCGTGCGGCTCGTCCTGCCGGGTCGGCATCCAGACGGGCTCACTGAGCGACGACCAGCTGGCCGCGCTGAAGAACGTGCTGAAGGTCGCCCTGGGAACCGGCGAGGGCACCGGCTACGAGCACGTCCTCGAGACCCTCCTGGCCGACGACCAGCTGGCCTCGGCGGAGGGCTCGGGCTCCGGGCCCGCCGCACCGTCGGGCAGCGCATCGAGCGACACCACCGCCTCGGCGGACCCGAGTGCTACAGCCAGCGGCGCCCCGACTGGCGCCCCGCCGTCCGGCGGAACCGGCGGCGGCGCCGGTGGCGGGTACGGCAGCGACATCTATTTCCTGGCCTTCCTCGGCACCCCGTCCGTCGACGGCACCTGGCAGCTGCAGTTCGGCGGCCACCACCTCGCGGTGAACGTCACCTACAAGAAGGGCAAGGTGGCAGGCGCCAGCCCGTTCTTCACCGGCGTCGAACCCACCAGCTGGACCACGGACGACGGCACCACGTACGAACCGATGGCGAAGTTCCGCAACGGCATGCTCGCCCTCACCGCCAGCCTGAGCACCGAACAGCTGGCCAAGGCCAAGCTGTCCGAGTCCTTCAACGACGTACTGCTCGGCCCGGGCGAGGACGGCCAGTTCCCGGAGACCAAGCAGGGCATCAAGGCCGGCGAGCTGTCACCCAAGCAGCAGAAGCTGGTCCTGGCGGCGATCCACCCATGGGTCGCGGGCGTGGACGACACCACCGCCAAGCAGCTCATGAAGACGTACGCGCGCGAGCTGAGCAAGACCTATGTCAGCTACTCCGGCGGCACCGCCCTGGACACCCAGGGCGACTACGTCCGCATCGACGGACCCAGCGTGTGGATCGAGTTCGTCTGCCAGAACGGCTTCGTCTACCAGGACAAGGTCCACTACCACACCGTGTACCGGGACCACACCCGCGACTACGGCAGCGAGTTCTCCTTCTCATGA
- a CDS encoding carbohydrate ABC transporter permease produces the protein MAMTRTPVRRILDYSVLSVLAFVFVLPVLYLFLGSLKPSDEVLNGLSGFLPTHLTFDNYSAVLDSLNSDSTGYFWQFMGVSVLVAFVVVTGGLFVNSMAAYGLSRLKWRGREAVFTLVLLLMLIPFESVAVPLFYMFNGQRNTLYIQAVPFIANAFAIYQFHTFFRKIPTSIEEAARLDGAGPWRTFFAIIVPMSRPVFASVAILTFLIQWGSFLWPVLMVSDPSVRPLPLEISVFQGQQPPDWGQILAFGVLLVLPVLVVFAFFQRWFVQGVASSAVKG, from the coding sequence ATGGCCATGACCCGCACCCCCGTCCGCCGCATCCTCGACTACAGCGTCCTGAGCGTCCTGGCGTTCGTCTTCGTCCTGCCCGTCCTCTATCTCTTCCTGGGCAGCCTCAAGCCGTCCGACGAGGTCCTGAACGGGCTGTCCGGCTTCCTGCCCACCCATCTGACCTTCGACAACTACTCCGCCGTCCTCGACAGCCTCAACTCCGACAGCACCGGCTACTTCTGGCAGTTCATGGGTGTGTCGGTACTGGTGGCGTTCGTGGTGGTGACGGGCGGGCTGTTCGTCAACTCGATGGCGGCGTACGGCCTGTCCCGGCTGAAGTGGCGCGGCCGGGAAGCGGTCTTCACCCTCGTCCTGCTGCTGATGCTCATCCCGTTCGAGTCGGTGGCCGTCCCGCTCTTCTACATGTTCAACGGACAGCGCAACACGCTCTACATCCAGGCGGTGCCCTTCATCGCCAACGCCTTCGCCATCTACCAGTTCCACACGTTCTTCCGGAAGATCCCCACGAGCATCGAGGAAGCCGCCCGGCTGGACGGCGCGGGCCCCTGGCGCACCTTCTTCGCGATCATCGTGCCGATGTCCAGGCCCGTGTTCGCCTCGGTCGCGATCCTGACCTTCCTCATCCAGTGGGGCTCCTTCCTGTGGCCGGTCCTGATGGTCTCCGACCCCTCGGTGCGCCCCCTCCCCCTGGAGATCAGCGTTTTCCAGGGCCAACAGCCCCCGGACTGGGGCCAGATCCTCGCCTTCGGCGTCCTGCTGGTCCTGCCGGTACTGGTGGTCTTCGCCTTCTTCCAGCGCTGGTTCGTCCAAGGCGTGGCCAGCTCCGCCGTCAAGGGCTGA
- a CDS encoding carbohydrate ABC transporter permease, which translates to MKTVEPAHSAAPGRPEQASPAPSAKPAKAGRKNQDRVHALLMVAPAVGGLIAFVGIPFGYAVVLSFYNVRLGSPLEPSFFGLEHYRRLFTDPDQSGPFLRALLNNLTFAAVVVPLQTGLALGLAILLNRKLKAIGLFRSLFFMPVVFPMALVAVIWRLILARSEQGMLNSLLDAVSLGNWGAFDWLGDTATAMASIVVLSVWQGVGFQMVILLAGLQQIPGELYEASELDRASRWQQFRHVTLPGIRGTLVFVALLTSVMSFRIFDQVYILIRGGGLDEDATRTVMYQAVTTAFDQNNIGQASAITVVFFLIVLVLTIVQRRVVRPDNED; encoded by the coding sequence GTGAAAACCGTGGAACCCGCGCACTCCGCGGCACCCGGCCGCCCCGAGCAGGCCTCCCCCGCCCCGTCCGCCAAACCCGCGAAGGCCGGGCGCAAGAACCAGGACCGGGTGCACGCCCTGCTCATGGTCGCCCCGGCCGTCGGCGGACTGATCGCGTTCGTCGGCATCCCCTTCGGCTACGCCGTCGTGCTCTCCTTCTACAACGTGCGGCTCGGCTCCCCGCTGGAACCCTCGTTCTTCGGCCTGGAGCACTACCGGCGCCTGTTCACCGACCCCGACCAGTCCGGCCCGTTCCTGCGGGCGCTGCTCAACAACCTGACCTTCGCCGCGGTCGTCGTACCGCTCCAGACAGGTCTCGCCCTCGGCTTGGCGATCCTCCTCAACCGCAAGCTCAAGGCCATCGGCCTGTTCCGGTCCCTGTTCTTCATGCCGGTGGTCTTCCCGATGGCCCTGGTCGCCGTGATCTGGCGACTGATCCTGGCCCGCAGCGAGCAGGGCATGCTCAACTCCCTGCTGGACGCGGTCAGTCTCGGCAACTGGGGCGCCTTCGACTGGCTCGGCGACACGGCCACCGCGATGGCCTCGATCGTCGTGCTGTCGGTGTGGCAGGGCGTCGGCTTCCAGATGGTCATCCTGCTGGCCGGCCTGCAGCAGATCCCCGGTGAGCTGTACGAGGCCTCCGAGTTGGACCGCGCGAGCCGCTGGCAGCAGTTCCGCCATGTCACCCTGCCCGGCATCCGCGGCACGCTGGTCTTCGTCGCGCTGCTGACCTCGGTGATGTCCTTCCGGATCTTCGACCAGGTGTACATCCTCATCCGCGGCGGCGGCCTGGACGAGGACGCCACCCGCACGGTCATGTACCAGGCCGTCACCACCGCCTTCGACCAGAACAACATCGGTCAGGCGTCCGCGATCACCGTCGTCTTCTTCCTGATCGTCCTCGTCCTGACGATCGTCCAGCGCCGCGTCGTCCGGCCCGACAACGAGGACTGA
- a CDS encoding ABC transporter substrate-binding protein, whose translation MNAGSRRFRRTLCSSLTLALPLAALAACGGGGGSDASTEAGSGKGTISVWAHQGQAGETAALQNTVRTFNSSQSDIKVELKLIPENDYTKTITATGASELPDVMEFDGPTMANFVYNKKLAQIDSYVSAKTMSNATDAIKAQGEIDGKHYGLGMFDSGLGVWGNKKLLDAAGVKYPTSADDAWTAAEFDAALKALKTKDADGKVLDVSEQYGLATEWGTYGFSPIVWSAGGALLKDGKAEGALDSPKVVAAMKTFQSWKTYVDPNTDGNAFAKGKVALSWVGNWTYPGYDKALGDDLVVLPLPDFGNGSKTGQGSWAWGIGADTKNAKAAGAFLDHLLSDDSVGAMTKANGSVPGTESALAKSELYKQGGPLHLFADQLAKPCGDSDINTSCIAVTRPVTAGYPTVTAKFSQALNAIYGGTDPKEALEKAARSIDQDFSDNAGYEIP comes from the coding sequence ATGAACGCCGGAAGCAGAAGGTTCCGCCGCACGCTCTGCTCGAGTCTGACCCTCGCCCTGCCCCTGGCGGCGCTGGCCGCCTGCGGTGGAGGCGGCGGCAGCGACGCCTCCACCGAGGCGGGCAGCGGCAAGGGCACGATCAGCGTCTGGGCCCACCAGGGTCAGGCGGGCGAGACCGCCGCGCTGCAGAACACGGTGAGGACCTTCAACTCCTCACAGAGCGACATCAAGGTCGAGCTGAAGCTCATCCCCGAGAACGACTACACCAAGACCATCACCGCCACCGGCGCCTCCGAGCTGCCCGACGTGATGGAGTTCGACGGTCCGACGATGGCGAACTTCGTCTACAACAAGAAGCTCGCGCAGATCGACTCGTATGTGTCCGCGAAGACGATGTCCAACGCCACCGACGCGATCAAGGCGCAGGGCGAGATCGACGGCAAGCACTACGGCCTGGGCATGTTCGACTCCGGCCTCGGCGTATGGGGCAACAAGAAGCTCCTGGACGCGGCCGGCGTCAAGTACCCGACGAGCGCGGACGACGCGTGGACGGCCGCGGAGTTCGACGCGGCACTGAAGGCACTCAAGACCAAGGACGCCGACGGCAAGGTCCTCGACGTCTCCGAGCAGTACGGTCTGGCCACCGAGTGGGGCACCTACGGCTTCTCCCCCATCGTCTGGTCGGCGGGCGGCGCCCTGCTCAAGGACGGCAAGGCCGAGGGCGCCCTCGACAGCCCGAAAGTGGTCGCGGCGATGAAGACCTTCCAGTCCTGGAAGACGTACGTCGACCCCAACACCGACGGCAACGCCTTCGCCAAGGGCAAGGTGGCGCTCAGCTGGGTCGGCAACTGGACCTACCCCGGCTACGACAAGGCCCTCGGCGACGACCTCGTCGTCCTGCCGCTGCCCGACTTCGGCAACGGCTCCAAGACAGGCCAGGGATCGTGGGCCTGGGGCATCGGCGCGGACACCAAGAACGCCAAGGCCGCGGGCGCCTTCCTCGACCACCTCCTGAGCGACGACAGCGTCGGCGCGATGACGAAGGCCAACGGCTCGGTCCCGGGCACCGAGTCCGCGCTCGCCAAGAGCGAGCTGTACAAGCAGGGCGGCCCGCTCCACCTCTTCGCCGACCAGCTCGCCAAGCCGTGCGGTGACAGCGACATCAACACGTCCTGCATCGCCGTCACCCGCCCCGTGACGGCCGGATACCCCACGGTCACCGCCAAGTTCTCCCAGGCCCTCAACGCGATCTACGGCGGCACGGACCCGAAGGAGGCCCTGGAGAAGGCGGCCCGCTCCATCGACCAGGACTTCTCCGACAACGCCGGCTACGAGATCCCGTAG